In Aquila chrysaetos chrysaetos chromosome 2, bAquChr1.4, whole genome shotgun sequence, the following are encoded in one genomic region:
- the HSF2 gene encoding heat shock factor protein 2 codes for MKQQQPQQQPQPPAQQQQPPQPQPPPSASAGVPAFLSKLWALVGEAPSNQLITWSQNGQSFLVLDEQRFAKEILPKYFKHNNMASFVRQLNMYGFRKVVHVESGIVKLERDGPVEFQHPYFKQGREDLLEHIKRKVSSSRPEENKIRQEDISKIISSAQKVQIKQETIESRLSALKRENESLWREVAELRAKHLQQQQVIRKIVQFIVTLVQNNQLVSLKRKRPLLLNTNGPPKSNVFQQIVKEPADSNHHVPLNRNEGLKQREQISDDIIIYDVTEDVGDEENLPITPEANEDTTSDSSNCSHSPDIVIVEDDNEEEYAPVIQGDKITESVAVPVGDPIGPVGDSTSPLMSSAVQLNNQSTLTAEDPVSMMDSILNENGVISQNINLLGKVELLDYLDSIDCSLEDFQAMLSGRQFSIDPDLLVDLFTSSVQMNPTDHITNTKMETKGIETTKNNADPASSQETQVFKPKSDKQLIQYTAFPLLAFLDGNPGSILESGSFVAETPSSVDKPLEVDELLESSLDPEPTQSKLVRLEPLTEAEASEATLFYLCELAPAPMDTDMPFLDN; via the exons ATGAAGCAGCAGCAaccgcagcagcagccccagccgccggcgcagcagcagcagcccccccagccccagccgccGCCTTCCGCCAGCGCGGGGGTCCCGGCTTTCCTCAGCAAGCTGTGGGCGCTGGTGGGCGAAGCCCCCAGTAATCAGCTCATCACCTGGAGCCAG aatGGCCAGAGTTTCTTGGTGTTGGATGAACAGAGATTCGCAAAAGAGATTCTTCCGAAGTACTTCAAGCACAACAACATGGCAAGCTTTGTCAGACAGTTAAACATGT atggctTCCGTAAAGTTGTTCATGTTGAATCTGGGATTGTCAAACTGGAGCGAGATGGTCCAGTAGAGTTTCAGCACCCATATTTTAAGCAGGGCCGGGAGGACTTGTTGGAACACATTAAAAGGAAG GTTTCTTCTTCAAGacctgaagaaaacaagatacGTCAGGAAGATATCTCCAAAATAATAAGTAGTGCTCAAAAGGTGCAAATTAAACAAGAGACTATTGAATCTCGATTGTCTGCTTTGAAGAG GGAGAATGAATCCCTTTGGAGGGAAGTGGCAGAACTGAGAGCAAAACACTTGCAACAACAGCAAGTTATTCGGAAG ATTGTACAATTTATTGTTACCTTGGTGCAGAATAACCAACTAGTGAGCCTAAAACGCAAGAG GCCTCTACTTCTGAACACTAATGGACCTCCAAAATCGAATGTATTTCAACAAATTGTGAAAGAACCAGCTGACAGTAACCACCAT GTACCTCTCAACAGAAATGAGGGCTTAAAACAAAGGGAACAGATTTCAGATGACATCATTATTTATGATGTCACTGAGGATGTGGGTGATGAAGAAAATCTTCCCATTACACCAGAAGCAAATGAAGATACCACTTCAGATTCTTCCAA CTGTAGCCATTCTCCTGATATTGTAATTGTGGAAGATGATAACGAAGAAGAATATGCCCCTGTAATTCAAGGggataaaatcacagaatcagtTGCTGTCCCAGTTGGTGATCCCATTGGCCCTGTCGGTGACAGTACAAGCCCACTCATGTCAAGTGCTGTACAGCTGAATAACCAGTCCACTTTGACTGCAGAAGATCCGGTCTCAATGATGGATTCCATACTCAATGAGAATGGAGTAATTTCACAGAATATAAATCTTCTTGGAAA GGTTGAACTTCTGGATTATCTTGACAGTATTGACTGCAGTTTAGAGGACTTCCAAGCTATGTTATCAGGACGACAGTTCAGCATAGATCCAGATCTCCTGGTCGAT CTTTTTACAAGCTCCGTGCAGATGAATCCCACAGATCATATCACTAATACCAAA atGGAGACAAAGGGAATAGAAACTACCAAGAATAATGCTGATCCAGCATCTTCACAGGAAACACAAGTTTTTAAGCCCAAATCAG ATAAGCAGCTCATCCAGTACACTGCGTTTCCACTCCTTGCGTTCCTCGATGGGAACCCAGGCTCCATCCTTGAGAGCGGGAGCTTCGTGGCCGAAACTCCTTCCTCCGTTGACAAACCCCTGGAAGTGGATGAGCTCCTGGAGAGCAGCCTGGATCCCGAGCCCACCCAGAGCAAGCTGGTGCGGCTGGAGCCGCTGACGGAGGCGGAAGCGAGCGAAGCCACGCTGTTCTATCTATGTGAACTTGCCCCGGCACCCATGGACACAGACATGCCGTTCTTGGACAACTAA